In Kordia antarctica, the following proteins share a genomic window:
- a CDS encoding response regulator transcription factor: MKKNKIKLLLAEDESALGQIVKESLESRDFEVFLCENGEKAYEIYQKVQPEILVLDVMMPKKDGFTLAKEIRQENPTIPIIFLTAKSQVKDILEGFQHGGNDYLKKPFSMEELIVRIHALLDRVHLKQDHTQIPIGKFVFNHTQQQLIWEETPVQLTHRESELLFFLSEKRNAVLDRTFILKKLWGDDDFFNARSMDVFISKLRKKLKKDSEIQIVNVRGFGYKLIC; this comes from the coding sequence ATGAAGAAAAATAAAATAAAATTATTGCTTGCCGAAGACGAATCTGCGTTGGGACAAATTGTAAAAGAAAGCTTGGAATCGCGCGATTTTGAAGTTTTTTTATGTGAAAATGGCGAAAAAGCATACGAAATCTATCAAAAAGTACAACCCGAAATTTTAGTATTAGATGTCATGATGCCGAAGAAAGATGGCTTTACGTTGGCAAAAGAAATTCGACAAGAAAATCCGACGATTCCGATTATATTTTTAACTGCAAAATCACAAGTAAAAGATATATTAGAAGGTTTTCAACATGGCGGAAATGATTATTTAAAAAAACCATTTAGCATGGAAGAATTGATTGTTCGGATTCATGCATTATTGGACAGAGTTCATCTAAAACAAGATCACACACAAATTCCGATTGGGAAATTCGTTTTCAATCATACACAACAACAATTGATTTGGGAAGAAACGCCTGTACAATTGACACATAGAGAATCGGAGCTGCTATTTTTTTTGTCTGAAAAGCGGAATGCCGTTTTAGACAGAACATTTATTTTAAAAAAACTTTGGGGCGATGATGATTTTTTCAACGCACGAAGTATGGACGTTTTTATTTCAAAACTTCGTAAAAAGCTAAAAAAAGATTCGGAGATTCAGATTGTAAATGTGAGAGGTTTTGGATATAAATTGATATGTTAG
- a CDS encoding sensor histidine kinase, producing MKQQRSSWVLYTIIATIAITIAVQVYWNYKNYQVNKQQFINQVQISLDNAVEAYYVAIAKNDRMMFITMDTSTNTDDIESIKRLKNASFDSIFLKIEHRMKTDSNTVIIENSQPRFPSNIQNDSLLTATHSYKKYAVPQLLRKKDSIRMLQEISSLYISITEDSLDFKKLKTFLDIEFDRKQIAVPYHLKQYVNSAVVNEISNTKLPSRFLKTNAKSAYLKPGETLELHYANISKTVWKRSLFGILLSTLLSLAIISSLVYLLRVIRQQKQLAEIKNDLISNITHEFKTPITTISTALEAIQHFDALKDPEKAQKYLDISDKQLKKLHLMVEKLLETATLDSENLMLKKETIDIVNFTQNITEKQQALTTEKTIEFRSNIESQLLDLDPFHFENAITNLIDNALKYGGSEIKVNVKKTVKSIEITVADNGDSIDKSQREKIFDKFYRIPKGNTHDVKGFGIGLYYTKKIIEKHNGTIQLVSDTTLTIFKITLLG from the coding sequence ATGAAGCAACAACGATCTTCTTGGGTTTTATATACCATTATTGCTACGATAGCGATTACGATTGCTGTACAAGTATATTGGAATTACAAAAACTATCAAGTCAACAAACAACAATTCATCAATCAGGTTCAAATTAGTTTGGATAATGCTGTGGAAGCGTATTATGTAGCTATTGCAAAGAATGATAGAATGATGTTTATAACGATGGACACTTCTACTAATACTGATGATATTGAATCGATTAAGAGGCTGAAAAACGCAAGTTTTGATTCTATTTTTTTGAAGATAGAACATCGAATGAAAACAGATTCCAATACAGTTATTATTGAAAATTCACAACCTAGATTTCCATCAAATATTCAAAATGACTCTTTATTGACAGCAACTCATTCTTACAAAAAGTATGCAGTTCCGCAATTATTACGTAAAAAAGATAGCATTCGCATGCTTCAAGAAATTTCGTCTTTGTATATTTCTATTACAGAAGATTCGCTCGATTTTAAAAAACTAAAAACGTTTTTAGATATTGAGTTTGATCGTAAACAAATTGCCGTTCCATATCATTTGAAACAATATGTGAACAGTGCCGTTGTAAACGAAATAAGCAATACTAAACTTCCGAGTCGCTTCTTGAAAACCAATGCAAAATCTGCGTATTTGAAACCTGGTGAAACGTTAGAATTACACTACGCAAATATTTCTAAAACTGTTTGGAAAAGAAGTCTGTTTGGCATTCTGTTATCTACCTTACTTTCGCTGGCAATTATTAGTTCTTTAGTGTATTTGTTACGCGTGATTCGACAACAAAAACAATTAGCAGAAATTAAAAATGATTTGATTAGTAATATTACACACGAATTTAAAACGCCAATTACCACAATCTCTACGGCTTTGGAAGCGATTCAACATTTTGACGCGTTGAAAGATCCCGAAAAAGCACAAAAATATTTAGATATTTCTGATAAGCAATTGAAAAAGTTGCACTTAATGGTGGAGAAATTACTCGAAACTGCCACGTTGGATAGCGAAAATTTGATGCTAAAAAAGGAAACGATTGATATTGTCAATTTCACTCAAAACATCACCGAAAAGCAACAAGCGCTAACTACTGAAAAAACGATTGAATTTAGAAGCAATATAGAAAGTCAATTGTTAGATTTAGATCCTTTTCATTTTGAAAACGCCATTACAAATTTGATTGATAATGCGTTGAAATATGGTGGAAGTGAAATTAAAGTGAATGTTAAGAAAACGGTGAAATCTATTGAAATTACTGTCGCTGATAACGGCGATTCTATTGACAAATCGCAACGAGAAAAGATTTTTGATAAGTTTTACCGAATTCCAAAAGGAAATACACACGATGTAAAAGGTTTCGGAATTGGATTGTATTACACGAAAAAAATTATTGAGAAACACAACGGAACGATTCAGTTAGTTTCAGATACAACACTCACCATTTTTAAAATAACGCTGCTCGGATGA
- a CDS encoding deoxynucleoside kinase — MHVAIAGNIGAGKTTLTKLLAKHYKWEPHFEDVVDNPYLDDFYTQMERWSFNLQIYFLNSRFRQVLKIRESGKKIIQDRTIYEDAHIFAPNLHAMGLMTNRDYENYQSLFELMQKLVDPPDLLIYLRADISTLVAQIHKRGRDYENSISIDYLSRLNERYEAWISTYDKGKLLIVNVDNLDFVDNPEDLGSVINKIEAQIHGLF; from the coding sequence ATGCACGTTGCAATTGCAGGAAATATTGGCGCAGGAAAAACGACTTTAACTAAGCTTTTAGCGAAACATTATAAATGGGAACCACATTTTGAAGATGTTGTAGATAATCCGTATTTGGATGATTTTTACACGCAAATGGAACGTTGGAGTTTTAATCTTCAAATTTATTTCTTGAACAGTCGTTTTAGACAAGTATTAAAAATTCGCGAAAGCGGAAAAAAGATCATTCAAGATCGTACTATTTATGAAGATGCGCACATTTTTGCACCAAACCTTCATGCAATGGGTTTGATGACGAATCGTGATTATGAAAATTACCAATCATTGTTTGAATTGATGCAAAAATTAGTTGATCCACCAGATTTATTAATTTATTTACGCGCAGATATTTCTACGTTAGTTGCTCAAATTCACAAACGTGGACGCGATTATGAAAACTCCATTAGTATTGATTATTTAAGCAGATTGAATGAACGTTATGAAGCTTGGATTTCAACATATGACAAAGGAAAATTATTGATCGTGAACGTAGATAATTTAGATTTTGTAGATAATCCAGAAGATTTAGGAAGTGTGATTAATAAAATTGAAGCACAAATACACGGATTGTTTTAG
- a CDS encoding SAM-dependent methyltransferase produces the protein MKSQTLFTPAGEPYELTPEEVVLEKLRLLDLKDGETLVDLGCGDARNLIAASKMAKVTCIGYEILPTALKAASENIKKASATDFIEIIKKDFFDADFSKIDALILYLTRNMLGQLSLKLENELPVGARIVTHDFDIPGWEAEKVIPFVSKEAIHFTFYLYCKK, from the coding sequence ATGAAATCACAAACTTTATTTACACCAGCGGGCGAACCTTATGAGCTGACACCTGAAGAAGTTGTGTTAGAAAAATTACGCCTTTTAGATTTGAAAGATGGCGAAACACTTGTTGATTTAGGTTGTGGCGATGCCAGAAATTTGATTGCAGCTTCAAAAATGGCAAAGGTAACTTGTATTGGTTATGAAATATTACCAACAGCATTGAAAGCTGCTTCTGAAAATATTAAAAAAGCAAGCGCAACCGATTTCATAGAAATTATAAAAAAAGACTTTTTTGATGCAGATTTTTCTAAAATTGATGCGTTAATTTTATATTTAACTCGTAATATGTTGGGTCAACTTTCGTTGAAATTGGAAAACGAATTGCCTGTTGGCGCGCGAATTGTAACACATGATTTTGATATTCCAGGTTGGGAAGCTGAGAAAGTGATTCCTTTTGTATCAAAAGAAGCGATTCATTTTACGTTTTATTTGTATTGTAAAAAATGA
- a CDS encoding M48 family metalloprotease: protein MLNFFKGTKDENKKTIAKLYVSRNFSVYDLQTSLAAFHETESQTKLIFKRISNGFTVDTNLETNEKKRIVTTTRLQYIQNETSIYVIAERVEIDLSSYEETKKAADFDLKKQAFFIHLQKHLLALQNDHLYALANEEAVSFVQSVDLETQNFIFHQLEHTECVLSILGISEVTFQTTEKVAPKNTSWYFMLTSKRTFLIGKSTDDIMELIDISSESFTIENKTGKDLITTDSLSFYTEFMNDYLYRELLPVIENTGNRLAIFADILVKKYNKKDIHLQLASRLFQLQSTTSDLLLNELKATLIPHLKRLKIDTTQQEIVLGIFTKHANAQETFGENLILITEDWNLSYAEKKKFLNILQPLQKKATAKYTIAFHDYMYALFLEKEKKAEVVFEFNLNYAKHLTNAERFTEAISLYRTIYETLPDDSIIDLLPTNTTNLLEGEGGQQLKITILESILYIQKKLNDDVSETVHRLAELQPLVHTRINALAAHLAYEQKAKTIREVLLAKDLVTNETEISTDYQRLEKKEVLKEVVPSCFKNASGFFDSLNNFIAALNPPDYESVISFSDRLNTHNHPEIMKRVTAICYALQINVPECYIGRGTYETSVIGVEGKPSFLVIGIDFLDKENVRYLEINALTFLIAIELAHMYFEHSKITSTDVWRGAADKGFTVVSMLLTVLPFVGNIGAIFGNIANVEKYGKIINRVEQVASVADKGQGIMDVSDKFNLNPFSRDTSQSNDSQNLLITSRLMEIVADKVALLFCDDLKAAVKGLLVGTPTFEQDCHIISQYGVEAFLARTNENGEFVHQELIIRLKSMCAFYLSDTFETLKKQLHSA from the coding sequence ATGCTCAACTTTTTTAAAGGAACTAAAGACGAAAACAAAAAAACAATTGCAAAATTATATGTTTCTCGTAATTTTTCAGTGTACGATTTACAAACATCGTTGGCTGCTTTTCACGAAACTGAATCACAAACTAAGCTGATTTTCAAGAGGATTTCCAATGGTTTTACCGTTGACACGAATTTAGAAACCAACGAAAAGAAAAGAATTGTTACAACAACGCGATTGCAATACATTCAGAATGAAACTAGTATTTATGTCATTGCAGAACGTGTAGAAATTGATCTTTCTTCGTATGAAGAAACTAAAAAAGCAGCCGATTTTGATTTAAAGAAACAAGCATTTTTTATACACTTACAGAAGCATTTGTTAGCACTTCAAAACGATCATTTATATGCGCTTGCCAATGAAGAAGCCGTTTCGTTTGTGCAATCGGTTGATTTGGAAACGCAGAATTTCATCTTTCATCAATTAGAACATACAGAATGTGTATTGAGTATTTTGGGAATTAGTGAAGTAACGTTTCAAACTACCGAAAAAGTAGCTCCAAAAAATACTTCTTGGTACTTTATGTTGACTTCTAAACGAACGTTTCTAATTGGAAAATCAACAGATGACATTATGGAGTTGATTGACATTTCTAGCGAAAGCTTTACGATTGAAAATAAAACAGGAAAAGATTTAATTACCACAGATTCGCTGTCTTTTTACACCGAATTTATGAATGATTATTTATATCGTGAATTATTACCAGTGATTGAAAATACAGGAAATCGCTTGGCAATTTTTGCAGATATTTTAGTGAAGAAATACAACAAAAAAGACATTCATTTGCAATTGGCTTCGCGTTTATTTCAATTACAAAGTACGACTTCAGATTTGTTATTGAATGAATTGAAAGCAACGTTGATTCCACATTTAAAACGATTAAAAATTGATACTACGCAGCAAGAAATAGTGTTGGGAATTTTCACAAAACATGCAAATGCACAGGAAACTTTTGGCGAAAATTTAATCTTAATTACGGAAGATTGGAATCTTTCCTATGCTGAAAAAAAGAAGTTTCTAAACATTTTACAACCGCTTCAAAAAAAGGCAACTGCCAAATATACGATTGCATTTCACGACTATATGTATGCGTTATTCCTTGAAAAAGAAAAGAAAGCCGAAGTTGTGTTTGAGTTTAATCTGAATTATGCCAAACATCTAACGAATGCGGAACGATTTACAGAAGCAATTTCCTTATATAGAACAATTTACGAAACATTGCCAGATGATAGTATTATTGATTTGTTACCAACAAATACGACCAATCTTTTGGAAGGAGAAGGCGGACAACAGTTGAAAATTACCATTTTAGAATCCATTTTATATATTCAAAAAAAATTGAATGATGATGTTTCTGAAACAGTTCACAGACTTGCGGAATTACAACCATTAGTGCATACTCGAATCAACGCGTTAGCAGCACATTTGGCATATGAACAAAAGGCAAAAACAATTAGAGAGGTTTTGCTTGCGAAAGATTTAGTGACGAATGAAACCGAAATTTCAACCGATTATCAACGACTTGAAAAGAAAGAAGTTTTGAAAGAAGTTGTGCCAAGTTGTTTTAAAAATGCGTCAGGATTTTTTGACTCGTTGAATAATTTTATTGCTGCGCTGAATCCGCCAGATTATGAATCGGTTATTTCTTTTTCAGATCGATTAAACACACATAATCATCCAGAAATTATGAAACGCGTTACCGCGATTTGTTATGCGTTGCAAATCAACGTTCCTGAATGTTATATTGGGCGCGGCACTTATGAAACTTCGGTAATTGGCGTGGAAGGAAAACCGTCTTTTCTTGTGATTGGAATTGACTTTTTAGACAAAGAAAATGTTCGGTATTTAGAGATAAACGCATTGACTTTTTTAATTGCAATTGAATTGGCGCATATGTATTTTGAACATTCTAAAATTACCTCAACCGATGTTTGGCGCGGCGCGGCTGATAAAGGATTTACCGTGGTAAGTATGTTATTAACGGTGTTGCCTTTTGTTGGAAATATTGGTGCAATTTTTGGAAATATTGCAAACGTAGAAAAATACGGAAAAATCATAAATCGTGTGGAACAAGTGGCAAGTGTTGCAGATAAAGGACAAGGAATTATGGACGTTAGTGACAAATTTAATTTGAATCCTTTTAGTCGAGATACATCGCAAAGCAATGATTCTCAAAATTTACTGATTACTTCGCGATTGATGGAAATTGTGGCGGATAAAGTTGCACTATTATTTTGTGACGATTTAAAAGCTGCTGTGAAAGGTTTGTTAGTTGGCACGCCTACTTTTGAACAAGATTGTCACATTATTTCGCAATATGGTGTAGAGGCTTTTTTGGCTCGAACGAATGAAAATGGCGAGTTTGTCCATCAAGAATTAATTATCCGATTGAAAAGTATGTGCGCTTTCTATTTATCAGATACTTTTGAAACTTTAAAAAAACAATTGCATTCAGCATAA
- a CDS encoding sodium-translocating pyrophosphatase — protein sequence MESMMIYMPIAAALLGLIYMLIKRSWVMKQDAGDGKMKEISDHIYEGALAFLNAEYRLLAIFVVIVSIALFVVSVFVETTHWLIVIAFIFGAIFSAYAGNVGMKIATKTNVRTTQAARTSLPDALKVSFGGGTVMGLGVAGLAVLGLTAFFIFFYQYFMGGVWTATGTKDMTVVLETLAGFSLGAESIALFARVGGGIYTKAADVGADLVGKVEAGIPEDDPRNPATIADNVGDNVGDVAGMGADLFGSYVATVLAAMVLGNYIIKDMGGSISDAFGGIGPILLPMSIAGVGIIISMIGTMLVKIKSNDAKETQVMGALNVGNWVSIVLVAIACFGLIKFMLPEQIAMKFFGENLNEAGKSMPIVIDSMRVFYATLVGLFVGGVISSITEYYTGLGKKPILKIVQQSSTGAGTNIIAGLATGMISTFPSVLLFAAAIWSSYALAGFYGVALAASAMMATTAMQLAIDAFGPIADNAGGIAEMSEQEPIVRERTDILDAVGNTTAATGKGFAIASAALTSLALFAAYVTFTGIDGINIFKAPVLAMLFVGGMVPVVFSALAMNAVGKAAMEMVEEVRRQFREIPGIMEGTGKPEYDKCVAISTKASLKEMMLPGVLTIGFPLAIAFIPMIFGMNHLAIAEMLGGYMAGVTVSGVLWAIFQNNAGGAWDNAKKSFEAGVEINGEMTFKGSEAHKAAVTGDTVGDPFKDTSGPSMNILIKLTCLIGLVIAPILGGHSDETITAEEVNKNVIQVNVEDTTENNVALNVITLKEENL from the coding sequence ATGGAATCAATGATGATTTATATGCCAATAGCAGCAGCTTTGCTAGGCTTAATCTATATGCTTATTAAAAGGTCTTGGGTTATGAAACAAGATGCCGGAGACGGAAAAATGAAAGAGATTTCAGATCATATCTACGAAGGCGCATTGGCGTTCTTAAATGCAGAATATCGCTTATTAGCAATATTTGTAGTAATTGTAAGTATCGCTTTATTTGTTGTCTCTGTATTTGTAGAAACAACACACTGGTTAATTGTAATCGCATTTATATTCGGAGCTATCTTTTCTGCATACGCAGGAAACGTAGGAATGAAAATCGCAACCAAAACAAACGTACGAACTACACAAGCAGCACGTACAAGTTTGCCAGACGCACTAAAAGTATCTTTTGGTGGTGGAACTGTAATGGGACTTGGAGTTGCTGGCTTAGCTGTTTTAGGACTAACAGCATTCTTTATCTTTTTCTACCAATATTTTATGGGAGGAGTTTGGACTGCAACTGGAACTAAAGATATGACGGTCGTATTAGAAACACTAGCAGGATTCTCTCTAGGAGCTGAATCAATTGCATTATTTGCACGTGTTGGTGGAGGAATCTATACAAAAGCAGCCGATGTTGGAGCAGATTTAGTTGGAAAAGTAGAAGCAGGAATTCCTGAAGATGATCCAAGAAATCCAGCAACAATTGCAGATAACGTTGGTGACAACGTTGGAGATGTTGCAGGAATGGGCGCAGATTTATTCGGTTCATACGTAGCAACTGTATTAGCTGCAATGGTATTAGGGAACTATATCATTAAAGATATGGGCGGAAGTATTTCTGATGCTTTCGGAGGAATTGGACCTATATTATTACCAATGTCAATTGCAGGAGTAGGAATTATTATTTCTATGATCGGAACAATGTTGGTGAAAATAAAAAGTAATGATGCGAAAGAAACTCAGGTAATGGGCGCATTAAATGTTGGAAACTGGGTATCAATTGTGTTAGTAGCAATTGCTTGTTTCGGATTAATTAAATTTATGTTGCCAGAACAAATCGCAATGAAATTTTTTGGTGAAAACTTAAATGAAGCTGGAAAATCTATGCCAATAGTTATAGACTCTATGCGTGTATTCTATGCAACGTTAGTTGGATTATTTGTTGGTGGAGTAATTTCATCAATCACAGAATACTATACAGGATTAGGTAAAAAACCAATCTTAAAAATTGTACAACAATCGTCTACTGGAGCAGGAACAAATATTATTGCAGGTTTGGCAACAGGAATGATTTCTACGTTTCCATCAGTACTTTTATTTGCAGCAGCAATTTGGTCATCATACGCATTAGCAGGATTCTACGGAGTTGCATTAGCAGCTTCTGCAATGATGGCAACAACAGCAATGCAATTAGCAATTGATGCTTTCGGACCTATCGCAGATAATGCAGGTGGTATTGCTGAAATGAGTGAACAAGAACCAATCGTACGAGAACGTACAGATATCTTAGATGCAGTAGGAAATACAACAGCAGCAACAGGAAAAGGATTTGCTATTGCTTCTGCGGCGTTAACATCATTAGCATTATTTGCTGCGTATGTAACGTTTACAGGAATTGACGGAATCAACATTTTCAAAGCGCCAGTATTAGCAATGTTATTCGTTGGTGGAATGGTGCCAGTAGTTTTTTCTGCTTTAGCAATGAATGCAGTAGGGAAAGCAGCGATGGAAATGGTAGAAGAAGTGCGTCGTCAGTTTAGAGAAATTCCAGGAATAATGGAAGGAACTGGGAAACCAGAATATGACAAATGTGTAGCAATCTCTACAAAAGCATCGTTAAAAGAAATGATGTTACCTGGAGTGCTAACCATAGGTTTTCCATTAGCAATTGCTTTTATTCCAATGATTTTTGGAATGAATCATTTAGCGATCGCAGAAATGTTAGGTGGATATATGGCAGGAGTTACCGTAAGTGGTGTACTTTGGGCAATATTCCAAAACAACGCTGGTGGCGCTTGGGACAACGCTAAAAAATCTTTTGAAGCTGGTGTTGAAATCAACGGAGAAATGACGTTTAAAGGTTCTGAAGCACACAAAGCTGCTGTAACTGGAGATACAGTTGGAGATCCTTTCAAAGATACTTCTGGTCCATCAATGAACATCTTAATCAAATTAACATGTTTAATTGGTTTGGTAATTGCGCCAATCTTAGGAGGACATTCTGATGAAACTATAACAGCAGAAGAAGTAAACAAAAATGTAATTCAAGTGAATGTTGAAGATACTACTGAAAATAATGTAGCATTGAATGTTATCACACTAAAAGAAGAGAATTTATAA
- a CDS encoding TlpA family protein disulfide reductase — protein sequence MKKETRKKYLRYFLNSLLGMCIYIFYGVIFNGNHPKMFPATCATFFLISLWMTNKRQSKSKDISISFLMSFIFLLMIFISDNLLTVAGQIIYVIMMPLSELMGSWAKKQKLQFAYFPLLLLFVTFLVRPNLIHYFWNTDSFKNKKTPEISFYALNEEKVTFTNKVTVIDLWSTSCGVCFRKFPEFEKLKQDFEGNENIKFYSANVPLKNDTREKTLATIKRLNYDYETLFAEKFEMIRDSLGINGFPYLLIIKNDTIRYLGDMETDRKIVLTNTKDVIQNLLE from the coding sequence ATGAAAAAAGAAACTAGAAAAAAATACTTGAGATATTTTCTGAATTCCTTATTGGGAATGTGTATCTATATATTTTATGGAGTTATTTTCAATGGAAATCATCCAAAAATGTTTCCAGCTACTTGCGCAACCTTCTTTTTGATTTCTTTATGGATGACTAATAAAAGACAGTCAAAATCCAAAGATATTAGTATTTCGTTTTTAATGTCATTTATATTTTTATTGATGATTTTTATTTCTGATAATCTACTAACTGTTGCAGGACAGATTATATATGTAATAATGATGCCTCTAAGTGAGTTGATGGGAAGTTGGGCAAAAAAACAGAAGCTTCAATTTGCATATTTTCCGTTGTTATTGCTATTTGTAACTTTTTTGGTGCGACCTAATTTAATTCATTACTTCTGGAATACAGATTCGTTTAAAAATAAAAAAACGCCTGAAATTTCCTTTTATGCGTTAAATGAAGAAAAAGTAACTTTTACGAATAAAGTTACAGTAATTGATCTTTGGTCAACTTCATGTGGTGTTTGTTTTCGTAAATTTCCAGAGTTTGAAAAACTAAAACAAGACTTTGAAGGAAATGAAAATATCAAATTCTATAGTGCAAATGTTCCTCTGAAAAATGATACGCGTGAAAAAACGTTGGCAACTATTAAGCGACTCAACTATGATTATGAAACGCTTTTTGCCGAAAAATTTGAAATGATACGCGATAGTTTAGGAATCAATGGTTTTCCATATTTATTAATTATAAAAAATGATACCATTCGCTATTTAGGCGATATGGAAACTGATCGTAAAATTGTATTAACGAATACAAAAGATGTAATTCAGAATCTGTTAGAATAA